The genomic stretch gagtcTTAATGAGTGACAGCACATACAGCCAATCATGAATACGTAAATTAGTCGCTCGTGGCGTCAATTGAACGTGTTCAACGTAAATATCGTAAAAGTAAAAACAGGTGCAATTCCTTAAACGCCTTTTGGTTTAAAATAACTAGTTATTGTGATGTTAATACTAACATACCCAATGTTTTCCTAAATCCACTttgctttacaaaaaaaaatcgtttttgtattatttcacatCTGACTGCAAAGTGTTTGGTTGGTTGCCAGGTTGGACAATCCACGCAATAGTTGCATTTGTctcaataaaaaataaggtacagaagtaaaatatatttctgtgtCTCAGTTGTTTTACTTACATAATTCAGCTCCAAAAAACGCTTGTCAGTACGCTGCAGTGGTTCTAAACACAAACGCAAACTACAACCAGCGTAATAAACGTATTGTTAAACTGATGTCATTGTCTCTGACTGTTGCTTTCATACGGAATACGTCAGCGTCCACTGACGTTGGCTCAAGGGAAGCCGTCATCatggaatatataaatatatataaatatacacacgATATCTGACATACATTTGTCTATTTAATTAGGCTAAAACACTCGGATTGCTGTTaatgatgtaaataaaatatgattaagatgttcatattgttatttttgctgTGAAAATAACATGAGAGACATGTTTGCTGTATTAGATGAGTGATTCAATGTTGACATATTAcccttttttttacactaaaagCAGTTGTTAAGGTCTCCGTATGAGATCCCATGAACGGATTATAGTTCTGCTGTTTGTGGATGACGTAATGGCCtgttaaaactttatttacaatttacaaaatTTATTTACATTGCATCAATACACACGGACATACAAGTTGTTCTTATTGTTATGTGTCACGTCAAATTCTTCAAACATAAGATCACACTTTTCTTACTAAAATGAgacaattttacatgaataagcAAATATTTCATCGCAGTGCATATTCAACTATTGTtgagtgggtttcgaatagaggatatgGCAATCATaaagaatgagaaccagattgtttattcctgacaacaataataaaagtataCAGACGTatacttttgtctgtatttgtgagactgtGTTTGTATTTAACTGAGTTTAAGCGATTAAGTTTAACAAAGAAAACCTTAAGACTATGTgcttgttttagcttttatctttagctagcaagaATGAGCAAACAAACAGACGAGCATATGGCTGTTAATGGCAGGCttagacaaaaaaataagttttacaCTTTAAGTGCAAACATTTCTTTAATATATAAAAGTcacaaacatataaatatcaatattacaTCAAGTATTGGATCAAAGCCTGGAGCCAAAACCGTAGCTAATTTGGATTTGGATTGTTATGGCATAATGTATGAAGAGATGCCTTTCATTTTGTGATATTTTAATATGGCCGGCAAAATGAGCGTGGCCCCAATAAAACTGCTGTCCCCACCATCACATACAAATGCTTAGACATCACAGTAGAATAGGAAAGTATCAGTCACAGCTAAAGAAAACTAAGTAAAATATGAACTGTTGCGCTAAAAGTTTCAAGGCCATCAGTAGGTTCCGAGCAAAACGCAGAAGAAAGAACTAAATTGGTGCAAGAACATGAGAACAAAATCAAGTTATGAAGCTGATCTAGTCTGTTGCGGATTGTGATGGCTGGTTGATGAGACTCTCTCGCACTCTTGCCAGAACACAACTGGCTTCCAGAAGCTCATTGTGGAGAATTGTGCATCTCTCTAGCACCTCAGTCAACTCCTGCAGTTTCACCTCCATCTCATCACTGTTCTCTTCGTAGGCTGTGTACATGTGCTGCTTCATCTGCTGGCACATCTCGGTCACCTTGAGAAAGCCAAAGAGGGGGGTCACCTTTTGACCCTTGTAGATTTGTACAACAGCCACacactcatatatatatatatatatatttttaaggaGTAGTTCACCTTCTTCAGTATTATCTCTTGGAAATCTTCAATTTCCTTTTGGTCGCTGGTGCGGCGGTTGTGAACCTTCTGCATCAGCTCCTGTACTCTTCTGCTGATGTCATTCACAACAGAGCTGCAGGGACAATTAACATAACATTCGACTCATTTAAACACCAAGATGAATTCATGGATGTCCCATAAAGAGAATGGAggcaaaaatatgacaatacttAGAATTTTCCTCTCGAATCTCAGGCCTGCTCACACTTAGGCCAAGCTCTGTGTCTGTAACCTGTAACAACACCAGGGCACCATGAACATTCACCATGACACTTTCACAGCATTCATGACTGCAAAGCTTCACAGTACaatcctacaaaaaaaacaatacctaTTATGAAGAAATATCACAAAAAAGATAATTAGATACCGTTTGTGGATCTCCACGCTCAACATTTGGAGTTGAATGTGATGGAGACTCGTCGAAGAAAAAGTCCATCCTGGCCAACCGGACTCTGTTGAGGAGTTCAATCTAAGTCAAATAGTGTTTCTGATAAAATTGTTCCGATTTACGATTACGGACacgaaccaccaggttcaggaacagctttttcccaacagctgtctccttgttgaactctgccccccattgcccatcccttccactacttacatcccccATCTGATCTATGccctcccccatcacttcattgcactacttcattgcactattgcacagattgcactattgtacatattactgtaatatctttTGCATTCATacatcatactgtttataatgtatataatctgaaatagccatactctagtcactccattgcaatactgtaatacatactgtttataatctgtataatctacaataaccatattatagtcatttatatccctgtacatatcctcactgtattatagtcatagcctgtcatagttttttttacatagatctgtccatatctgtttttttctacatttacttaataccaaggtacttatataattgcacttctggttggatgctaactgcattttgttgccctgtaccagtgacatgagcaataacaataaagttgaatctaatctaatctaatctaatcttatCTAATCTAATTTGTGCACTTCTTCAATCACACGTACTAAATGTGTATCCTACGTGTGTGTATCCTATATCGCTGTCCCAAATCCATTACTGTCTTTGTGTATAAAAGAAAACTACCAGATTAGCTTGATTTGTTGTGTTAGCTTGATTAGCTAGCTGCTTGTTTTCGCTAAGTCATACGTGGAAAACACTCATATTGTACATGAAACATGTCCAAATGATATAACTTAAACAAGAGTTTCTACACAAGTCTTTACATCGACGGTGAATACTTAATAGTTTGATTACTTACCTGCTAGCAGCTGACTCGATCGCTGTGTAGAATATTGTGCATGCTGTCGTCAGTGGGTTTGTAAAAACTTTATCTGATAaacaaatttaaacaaaaacaaaaacagacgtTAATGTTACCAATATGAgtatttacttttttgtaacccTGTTTTAGACACTTCTAAATGTTGTGgatgaaaataaattcaaataagtGACTGAAATGCTCTGTTTTAAACCCACTGACATAATAGCGTTTTTTTCTTTAGTGTGGCAAATACAAACAGTGGTACGTTGCTTACAAGTAAACCACATTTTAAACAGTAAATATACAGCCATCAGACTtttagaaagcccataatttacattgcattgtatgttcaGCGTAGAGTGCAGTGTTAGTTCTCAGGCAGTATTCAAGATTACATTATGTTACTTAGTATACATTGATATTAATTTCATAAACATTGTGACTGTTAGAAAGCTCATAATTTACATTGCAATGTATGTTCGGCTTAGAGTGTCGTTTGTCCTACGGTGTTCAGGggtcagtaaacgcaccacagtgcgGGACGTTTTTTCGCTCGAACAATATATAGATCTCTTAGCCTTATTGCGCCTCATACATCATATCACCAGGTTGATGCTGTgcgtgaatgcataaaggtgagtTTTTTTGGCTTATTGTGGGAGCTGTGGAGTAGTTTGGGCACCCTTTTCACAAAGTTAGGCTCCCTTTTCATCGGTGCTAATATCAGTATTTAAGCTAACTATGACTAACGGTTATGCTAGTGAGTGTCATGTTTGCTTGGTTTCTTTGTTGAATTTGTGTGTGTAGCGTACCTTTAGCTCATCGTTAtacttgtgtaatatgagttacattacgttacttatcatttattgtgtatttgtctttgtatgtatgtctcttcagtattattattatttgtagtgGATAAAGTGGGCTAATCTGTGTGGTCTGAAATGTTGATGGGATGAGGGGCTTGTTGATTGGAAAATGTAATCCCTCCTTCCTCcctactctctctctctctctctgtcgctctctctctccttaTTTTTTCAAGCTGCCAGTCGGATTATTCCATGTTAGAGGACACATGGCAGTAACACACAGAACGATCCCGATGCCTCCAGGATGAACTGATAATAACCCTGTGTCAATCACAGACACTGTGAAGAAACATGAACTTCTATAAAATGGAAAAACCTGTTGTGAAAAGGTGGGTACACTCATTTTCCATTCCCTTACTATCTTAAACCTTGACtacttctgtgtttttttttatgtggctaCACGTTAGCTGATGGATCCTACACTTTGAATGGAGTACTCTGGGAATATGGACAGCTTTAACGACACAGAAGGAGTACATTCATTCCAGTATTTAGTCCAGAATGTGGAGCCACTCTATAAGGAGTACAAGCCCCCTTCAAGGGACCTCATCCAGCTACCGAAGTCAGTTATTTACCTCCTCATGGCTGCTGTGGTCGTGGTCGCTGTGGCTTATGCTATTGTGGGTCACCTCATCAAAGACCTCATGCTGGACATTACAGGTAATCCTTCCTCATCTTCTATCTATTTCTGTCCCTAAAGGTACTATCTCCAATACCATACTGATATATAGTACTTGTTATTTGCTAACTGAAGAATTCTTCATGGTGGTTGAATGAAAACATATGAAGCTCCATTAATATTCCAGAATAATGAACTCACAAAGCTGTTgaatgtttcccacaggactgcagtCTATCTGTGGCAATTGGTTGCAGGAGATAGATGGCATAATcacctcatttgcataattgtcaATGTagcaaaatgttttcaaaaaatCTGACTGATTTGTGGATGggtaaaatgtaactttttgttttttcaaccttATTTAACAAGAGAACATTAATCGCCttataacacacaaaaaaacccccaaaacattcATGATGTTTCCTGTGTTCACACCCCGAttaattttgagtcgccaattaacctaacatgcatgtttttggaacgtgggaggaaaccaaagtacccggacaaaacccatgtatgcacagggggaacattcaaactccacacagagatgccctaagcggagattcaaacccagttCTTCCTGACTGTttgtccaacatgctaaccacttggtcactgAGCAGCTCCAGACCCGATCATGTTAAATCAATTTCCACAAAGTTTGGTAAATTGAGTATTTTTCTCCTGAGCATAGAAatcctgtactgtatatttttttacataattagagccgtctacacatgaaataacaccccaatacagttgtccctcatttatctaggttaattggttccaggggCTCAAACGAAGtgtggaagaaggacaaaggaagaagccaaaaacctaccacttccacacaaattgggaggagaacctttttcatGTCTTtacatgtctcatcaatgttttgtgtcattactgacgCCCAGTGACCAGAATATTATACATGATAACATGACTCAgtatttttgattaataataattaataatatttttaataataataataaatatgattcCTGGTTGTGAgtgttactgtaaatatgttctggtgttggacaggaagtgacataagGGGTTCCTGTGATCAAGTCTGGAGCTTGTGTGCCTCATTTACTGACACagagtgaccaatgtagaatactacatttaatacTACTACcctaatttattaatatatgtacTATAACCGTGATAGACTGACTGGACAATGCGGCAATGGACGACTCTATTAACAGTACTTTTATCGGCTGTCCACAGACTGTTTACTGGGTCCGATCGACGAGAATGTGAAAAAAGATGCCGAAGTGGAAGGCGTCAGCCCTCTCCAAATCCCACCTTCCCTCAGCCACTCGCACCCCAATGCCTTCCACGTGTGGGACCAGGACGACGTCATTATCCCCATGACGCCCTCCGCTGAGACTCCACTGACCAGTCCTCTGATGGCAGTCATGCCGTACCTACCCAATTTTTTGCCCAGCAGCCTCAGCGGCGGAAGCCCGTCTTTCGCTCAGCCTATGTCTCAGCCTAAGGAGAGTGATGCATGAGGGAATTGgtctatttttcattttacctcATCTGTGCTGGATCCAAGTTGTGACTGACAATGCCCGTGGAACATCTCCACCCTTTATCCTATTTACTGATAAGGGGTGGTAACTGGTAATCTGGTATCAAATATCAATTTTACTAcatatttgtaaattatttgAGTGACGGTCAATGttttatgtggaaaaagtgaggaaaaaaaaaagctgcggAACAAATTTGTGTAGCTGAATcacttaaaatgtatttaaagtgACACTCCCAGGTCTACATCCTCAAGTGTGCCGTAGATTTCTGCAACCTGCTTTGATCACTTGGGCTCAAACActtaaaatacaacacaatggTCCTCCTGCCTTAATAGATTCACATCTATTCATCTTCTATGTCGCTGAATCCTTACCAGAatcgcggggtatgctggagctaatggcagctgactttgggtgcaACATAAATAACGTCTTTCAAACACATAACAtggttaaagtgtgattcaaatgttctgctaaaacaatatgtacatatactgtacatgagaaAATGAGTATTTTCAACAGTGCAGGCCAAAAGTTGGGACACACCTTCTCATTCAATGTGTTTCGATGTACATTGTAGATTCCCcaaactatgaatgaacacgTGGAATTATGCACTTAActaaaaaattgtgaaataaatctaaataaCTTTAATTTAGATTCCTCAAAGTAGCTGCCATTTGCTTTTATGATAGCACTGCAAATCCTTGGTGTTCTCTTTACTTATTAATGGGGTTTGGGACCTCAGTTGTGTGTATCCAAACCTTTGGCCTGTACTGTATACTACTATCCTATACTACTACCAGTCTactggacatctctgtgtggggtctgcaggttcatgcgtgggttttctctgggtacttgAGCTTCCTCCCACaatgaggtatgaatgtgagtgtgaatggttgtttgtctttatgtgccctgtgattggttattgaccagtccagggtttaccccgccactggcccaaagtcagctgggataggctccagcataccctgtgaccctgatcaatttatatatttaaatacatatatatatatccttaaCTTTTTGGAATGAATCGTCTTCAAGGTCGCTCATTGCATGTCTGTATTAAGTGAGGGATGGAGATTAGGGAGAGAAGATTAGAAAAGCAGCTTAGCCTTTAATACGCCacaattttattacttttgagTTGTGGAATTAAAACATTGCGGCCAATTCAGAGATGATGCACGTTCCATACGTCCAGGGTCGGTAATAGTACACACGGGTGATCAATAAAGctgcttttgttatttattaggGATGAATTTGGAAAGGAATTTAGAATGTAAGAGCAGCACATACTGCAAATGAAACTAAACGACTCTATTGTGAATTACTGTATTTGATACGACAAAGTATTGGGGACCCattgaaaaacaaatacaaatgtgacatttcaaggaaaaagtcgtaaatttacaagaataaagccataaatttgcaagaaaaaaaatgacatcacatgAGTACCCCCTTTTCAATTTGTCAGTATTGGCCCTGAGTGACAATGTTTGGACACACTTGCTTTAATAGATGCATAGTCCTGGACCTGGTCCAAATGGGAAGTACCTGGAGATACTGGTACCGATACACAAATATGGACAGATATAAGACTAGAACATATTCAAGGATTCAAACATATAAAGTGTGTGCTCAGCAGTTTGAGCCGAGGCTTGTATAGTGGCTTTGCGTCAGTGGGGATTACCTGATCCTGACCTGTCCTTTATCCACACTTGACAGCTTAACCTTTGATTTCTCAATAGCCCTGACTCACCTCACTTCTCTCAGACCAAGCATGGCACCAGGCGG from Doryrhamphus excisus isolate RoL2022-K1 chromosome 1, RoL_Dexc_1.0, whole genome shotgun sequence encodes the following:
- the syce2 gene encoding synaptonemal complex central element protein 2 — protein: MQYKVFTNPLTTACTIFYTAIESAASRVRLARMDFFFDESPSHSTPNVERGDPQTVTDTELGLSVSRPEIREENSNSVVNDISRRVQELMQKVHNRRTSDQKEIEDFQEIILKKVTEMCQQMKQHMYTAYEENSDEMEVKLQELTEVLERCTILHNELLEASCVLARVRESLINQPSQSATD